One Tamandua tetradactyla isolate mTamTet1 chromosome 20, mTamTet1.pri, whole genome shotgun sequence DNA segment encodes these proteins:
- the ARSI gene encoding arylsulfatase I produces MHALTGFSLVSLLSFGYLSWDWAKPGLVADGPGVAGEQPSAAPSQPPHIIFILTDDQGYHDVGYHGSDIETPTLDRLAAEGVKLENYYIQPICTPSRSQLLTGRYQIHTGLQHSIIRPRQPNCLPLDQVTLPQKLQEAGYATHMVGKWHLGFYRKECLPTRRGFDTFLGSLTGNVDYYTYDTCDGPGVCGFDLHEGENVAWGLSGQYSTMLYAQRASHILASHDPRRPLFLYVAFQAVHTPLQSPREYLYRYRTMGNVARRKYAAMVTCMDEAVRNITWALKRHGFYDNSVIIFSSDNGGQTFSGGSNWPLRGRKGTYWEGGVRGLGFVHSPLLKRKRRTSRALVHITDWYPTLVGLAGGTALAADGLDGYDVWPAISEGRASPRTEILHNIDPLYNHAQHGSLEGGFGIWNTAVQAAIRVGEWKLLTGDPGYGDWIPPQMLAAFPGSWWNLERMASVRQAVWLFNISADPYEREDLAGQRPDVVRALLARLADYNRTAIPVRYPAENPRAHPDFNGGAWGPWASDEEEEEEEEDEGRARGFSRGRLKRKCKICKLRSFFRKLNTRLMSHRI; encoded by the exons ATGCACGCCCTCACCGGCTTCTCTCTGGTCAGCTTGCTAAGCTTCGGCTACCTGTCCTGGGACTGGGCCAAGCCGGGCTTGGTGGCCGACGGGCCTGGGGTAGCCGGCGAGCAGCCGTCCGCGGCTCCATCCCAACCACCGCACATCATCTTCATCCTCACCGACGATCAGGGCTACCACGACGTGGGCTACCACGGCTCAGATATCGAGACCCCTACACTGGACCGGCTGGCCGCCGAGGGTGTCAAGTTGGAGAACTACTACATCCAGCCCATCTGCACACCTTCCCGGAGCCAGCTTCTCACTGGCAG GTACCAGATCCACACAGGACTCCAGCACTCCATCATCCGCCCACGGCAGCCCAACTGCCTCCCCCTGGACCAGGTGACGCTGCCCCAGAAGCTGCAGGAGGCAGGTTATGCCACCCACATGGTGGGCAAGTGGCACTTGGGTTTCTACCGGAAGGAGTGCCTGCCTACCCGCCGGGGCTTCGACACCTTCCTGGGCTCGCTCACGGGCAATGTGGACTACTACACCTACGACACCTGTGACGGCCCGGGCGTGTGCGGCTTCGACCTGCACGAAGGCGAGAACGTGGCCTGGGGGCTCAGCGGCCAATACTCCACGATGCTCTATGCCCAGCGCGCCAGCCACATCCTGGCCAGCCACGACCCCCGGAGGCCCCTCTTTCTCTATGTGGCCTTCCAGGCGGTGCATACGCCCCTGCAGTCCCCTCGTGAGTACCTGTACCGCTACCGCACGATGGGCAACGTGGCCCGGCGAAAGTATGCAGCCATGGTCACCTGCATGGATGAGGCTGTGCGCAACATCACCTGGGCCCTCAAGCGCCATGGTTTCTATGACAACAGTGTCATCATCTTCTCCAGTGATAACGGTGGCCAGACTTTCTCAGGGGGCAGCAACTGGCCGCTCCGAGGACGCAAAGGCACTTACTGGGAGGGTGGTGTGCGGGGCCTGGGCTTCGTCCACAGCCCCCTGCTCAAGCGCAAGCGACGGACGAGCCGGGCGCTGGTGCACATCACAGACTGGTACCCGACCCTGGTGGGTCTGGCAGGGGGCACCGCCTTGGCGGCCGATGGGCTCGACGGCTATGACGTGTGGCCGGCCATCAGCGAGGGCCGGGCCTCGCCGCGCACCGAGATCCTGCACAACATTGACCCGCTCTACAACCACGCGCAGCACGGCTCCCTGGAGGGCGGCTTCGGCATCTGGAACACGGCCGTACAGGCCGCCATCCGCGTGGGCGAGTGGAAGCTGCTGACCGGAGACCCCGGCTACGGAGACTGGATCCCACCTCAGATGCTGGCGGCCTTCCCCGGCAGCTGGTGGAACCTGGAGCGGATGGCCAGCGTCCGCCAGGCCGTGTGGCTCTTCAACATCAGTGCTGACCCCTACGAGCGGGAGGACCTGGCTGGCCAGCGGCCCGACGTGGTCCGCGCCCTGCTGGCCCGCCTGGCAGACTATAACCGCACAGCCATCCCCGTGCGCTACCCGGCGGAGAATCCCCGGGCCCATCCTGACTTTAATGGGGGTGCCTGGGGGCCCTGGGCCAGtgatgaggaagaagaggaagaggaggaggacgAAGGCAGGGCTCGGGGCTTCTCCCGGGGTCGCCTCAAGAGAAAATGCAAGATTTGCAAGCTGCGATCCTTTTTCCGCAAACTCAACACCAGGCTAATGTCCCACCGGATCTGA